The genome window ggttcgtcttggtagcgattgcgttggttgtatttttatttacgttccgttgcatggtttaagtagaaattgcgtttttgtggtgaaaagtgaagctaacggtggctaatttgctagccacagtcactgacgttactaacgtcactacgtcactaacgtcacgaaaacacgcgtgactacctgtagcagaaaattcgtttcacatctgttaacttgggggatagctaggctaactatagctttactgcaaggcagctgcaggaacgccacaagcaaagaggccagggtgataactatttactcattttactttgtgatgtgaaacacaattatgaaatgtaatgtacaatattagctgatattattaaggaagtaggcccacatctacttttggaaacggtagtctactatttcactgaagcatttagcatcatgacattagcctctgttgcccgggcaacacatactacagtagtctatgatgcatctgttttcaatctttaaaataaacattcctcacaaatacattttcgttgtaggatttattatgacataacattacaagtaaacgatttgtgggtgaaattatcattacctgtggtttcaaaccagtgttgctcactgcaatgctgtagcctacaggagacactacaaaaacatctacacagctgtaggaagtcaaacggcgacagaacatgttcggcactccccttacttaaatcaaaagtctatctaactactaacctgaacttcattgccacagcctaaacgttgccaatctgttcatgaaaataattaatttcagcctaaaccgtacaacggaacgttaaatccaattcaaccaacgcaatcgctaccaagacgaacacagcagtagtctactagtactgtaccgtagtagtacaatttaccggggcagcttctccacacagggctatatcgcattttgcgttgttactgacaatgatcgctaccagtgagctttttatgaatgagcgattttcctctaaataaatgtcaagcttatttacgttttggggggcatattttcagttagcagatgggactgtctgaatcgcgattccatcttctactgccgggtaacgtcgtagaataatcttcaaagggggttctttattaatgaatgaatgcaatgagtaggctacatgcctgaaaatatcacgagaagggaattaggtccatttttacaccggtctgccaaatttattcgttttgattcaacgatgaggctgcctcttgcaggggaaatgagaagacatctatttcattctacacttcactcgtattttcagttgtaaatgagcagcaaaaaaaaatgccgttaaatctatttaatctttataaataataagtatgcattttcatataaaatatacataaatcagttgtaaaaatttcattcaaaaacggacccctgtgcaagcaagcacaccctacaatttccccagaaattgtaccgtCTCTAGTTATAATTCTTATAATAccgatattattttattatagaaatattagacacgtatattacaaaacagtctgtgtcattcgcaacaatgcaggctaatcgatttgctaacagtacctgtttcttccttagcgaaaaacatggcgtgctctaaacccggcGAAAAGTGTATTCCAAAATGACCTAatttcagacaagtatgcatttgtgctgccggtggggagcacaaaaccgatgtgtttaatgagacggttgcccttgtcaatagtggtagctaatgtgaaacgtcactatcatggctgtgggaactaggagtgctgtagcaccccctgacagcacgagaatttccaatgatatgacttgaaaattcaccaccgcggcacagcccagccccgcagtagcggactggccataaggagcaccgggagaagaataacaatggaaaaccaggctaagaaacgtaagggtggggctgaaaaattaagagacaaaaagacatcaccttcactagacaaggttttatcAATTGCGCGctatgcgcgctcgcattaagtatcctagcgatctcacgaactagcatcacatcaaacatagaatgtgcatgccctatttttactcccagtccgtccctaccgccccgcaacattaagcccccccagcagcacccccctgataaaatagcctatgttcccgcggctatggTCAGGTAaaggccagaaaaataaaccataattattgcggaccctggactgaatggaaatttggttagtggaccttttgggtttctaattgagtacccctggtCTAGGATCAGTGACTGCGCTGTTTAATGTCATGCTGGACCCAGTATTGTtactttagcagacgcttttatgcaATGTGACATACGGAGGAGaattttgaacctgtgacctcttgatcctCGGTCAAATCTCAATCCCTGAGCTTAATTCCTGTACAGTCCTGACACTGTAGGGCTGGCAGAGAACTCTTTCTTTTCAACATTTTCACTGCTCCCCTTTTCACTTTCTTTGTCACCACATACACTGTGAAATTCATATCCACATTCGGAtgcaaacagatacacacaaatacttgcACGCTCAACATTTAATAATTAACGCTGAATATAAAGAGTTCTCACCTCCCCCACAGTTTTGGCAAAATGCTGTAGTGTACTGATCACCTCCTCGTCACCTTTTCCAAGAGCAAAGTTCTGATGAAGACAGGAGGAGTTTTAGGTTGAAGCACAAAAAACCCCAGAATCCAACACACCTACAGGACATATTAGTTAGTACTGGGGCTGTGAAGGTAGAAATACAGACTTCTTCCTAGaatttgtcatgtttgtgtcctTGGCAATGTGGCTGGTGGCAGCCAGACCACTGCTTCACTCTGACGACcacaatactgttagaactatcacttctgatccttgatcttctgctgtacttacaTGTGTGATATTTGtaggttgctttggataaaagtgtctgctaaatgaatatattgAAATATAAGTAAACTGTTATCTGGAAAACTTATGGTCCAATATGCAAATCAAATCCTTCATAATACATTGAAGCAGTCCCAACACCAATCCAGTATATACAACTCTATGCAGTCACATTCAAAACTAGTGATTTATAAAGTCTGCAATCTCTGTGATACTTACTTTCTTCTCATATTCCAGGAGCTGCTTGGAAAGCTGTTCGGTGGCCAGTCCCATCTCACTCTATgatggggggcagagggaggggggggggggggggggggggcagaaggggaataagggggaggagcagtgtgGGGGGAAGAAGTgggtggggcagaggggggggggggggggacagatggggggggggggcaaagagagGATGTTGTGTCAGTGGACTCATCAGCTTATTCCCTGAGACCCCCAGAAAGCTAGCATACCGGTAATCGgtaaactgtttgtgtgtgtgtgtgtatggtgtgtataatgtgtgtgtgtgtgtgtgtgagtgagtgagtgatcaAGATGTACATgacgtgtgcatgtatgtgtgtgtgcattatgtgtgtgttacctgggctcCGTACACCCTCTGCATGGACTGCAGCAGCTGGTTGGTATAGTCTGTGAGAGTCCCAGCATCCTCCTCAAACACACTGAGCAAGGAGCGCGTCTGTggagcaaacaggaagtgagtcgGGGAGTTGACTGTTTCACAGACAGACGAGGATGTGCAGAAAGGCACACAAGGCTGCACACAGtgaggcaggcacacacaacacaactggTTAGCAACCTTGCTGTTGGCAGACCTAATATTCAACAAcccacactgacagacagactttATTAGACAGCAGGTGTTTGCACAGACACAGTCTTGACTCCTTAAAAGCCTGGTAAACAAACAGGTAAGGGTTTGCATATGTATTTAGACGGGTGTGGAAACGTGTCGGTACTGAATAGAATCACACACCTAGCAATCGTGCACGACACATTTAACATAAAATGACGTACAACAAAATATGGTTCacaattcacttttttttttcatttactaTCCCAATTCAGCTAAACCTGTGCCTTAATTTAAAGTGCAATTTAATCAAAGCTTTAGACTTCATGTCCTAATTGTTCAATAAAACTGACATTCCAAAGTGGTGATAATTAACAAGCACATTGcaaagtaggcctatatctcCAGCCTATTATGTGGCCTACATAACATTTAATTTGACTAAGTTTTACAGTGTAATGagcttaatgtgtgtgtctgtagtctgTTACAGTTAAATACTACTGGAATACTCAACTGCAAATGCAATGTTATTCTAGACAAAACGTAGACGATTCGTGAGAAATGGCatgcttatttatttatttagtaaaaTGCATTTTACTTGTAGCTCTGACAGTAAAAGCTTCGTTTGAGCTGCGTGACTACAGATCTATGTCGTATCAGACTTGAAACGTTGTCTTATTGACCACTATTGGTCAAGGCCAATGGAGAATGAACATTCAAACCCCTCCCACTACAGACCATAAAATAGGCCCAATCTAAAACCAAATAATAGGGGGACTGCGTCTAAGTAAGGTTGATGTAATCTGCTGTaaggtttcacacacacacacacacacacacacacacacacacacacactttgactgGCAGTAAACAACGGATTCTTGTTAGAATGCCCACTTTCTTGTCAACAGTCGAGCTTCGGTAGGAAGCGAGAATCACGTCACCCAACCAAGGGGAAAGCACATTTTCGAGCAATATGCATACGAGATGTAGACATGTAACTAGATAACAATTGCTATTATTTGGGATCTACTTCCATGAGGATACACAGCCTGAGACCTCGCAACATTCCCACAACCATCAAGCAATTTAGAGCTGTCACTGTCGTGCTGCGTAAACAGGCTACTACGAAGAACGACAATGATATTTTGCGTTATCGTTTAACTCTTCACAGCACAGGCTGTATCAAACATAGCATGGCCTTACCTGGGGACTGTCCTGCAAAGAATCTTCTAAGAGCAATTTATGGACGGCCGGCATCTTGTTTGTAACAGCGAGAATAGGAGAATAGGCTTGAATTATTTAGGGAGTGGACTCTCTTTCCCAGAGAGCTTTGGGCGGATGTGGGTGACACGTAAAAGATGCAGGCGGTCCCTGACCATACCTTATCATCAGCAAACAGTAGCTTAGTCAAACAAACTACGGATCTTCAGCCATATTGACTTGAATGCAATGGAGGAAATTATTGTTTAGAATGGTAAATATATTCAGTTCACCGTGGTCTTCCCCCCAGTTTTATGCAGGACACATCTCTGAGACAACAGCGTCCCCTGCTGGATACGGGTTTAACGTCAAGATAAACATGTCGATTTGTTGAATCAGAGAAGGATTTGAACGTGAGGGTTCTTGGCCTGTTTAGACGAGGAATCAGTTACACTATATCAAGATCATTTTGATGGTACATTTAAGGTATTCACAAAAGTTTTTGTAAGGATACACAAAACATCACCATTAAGTTACATTCGTTTTCAAATGAAAAAACGAGAACATTTGGAAATGAGTCATTAAATAAATGGAGGGAAAGGGGTAGGCTTTTGTTAaagctttttttaaatccatcaaAATTAGCCAGCACTAATGTATATTGCACTAATTTCTCACCGGGGATATTTGTAATTACCgttcttgtttacttctgtgGGAAATGTTTCCCTGAAACTATGTCTATGGATGCAAGAACTTAACAGGGAGAAAAAGCTTTTAAGGCTTCTTTTGATATTACTGTAAATGGTCACTGACAAAGCTGTTTACTGGGCAGACTGATCTAGAACACCACTCTGCTGTATAACGTTTAGTGAAAAGTATCAATTATATTCAGtttttctcagtgtgtgtgtgtatgtactgtatgttggaGTGTCTGCatgattgtaaatgcatgtctgtgtgtgtgtaattgtgcttAAGGAGCATTCCTTCTACCACACAGGGCTTAAAAAGCGTCGTAACTATTGTGTAACTGGAGAAGTTTAACAATTTAAAATTGGAGTTGGGTAGGAGGTGATATTGAGTTGATAATCTAGTATGTATACAAAAGACTGCACCCTTAATGAACACTACATGACCAAGAGCCTGAAGTACAACATGTGACAAAATTAGATGAACTTACTTTCTTAAAAATGTTTAGTGAATTAGAGTCTTGTGGTTGGATTAAAAAATAATTACATAATCACAGTGACTGAGACGTACATTTCCTTCTCTAAAATGCAAACATTTCTCAGCTCTTTTAGAAAACACTATTCATTATTGAATGATGTTATTTCATGACCTAGTTTAAGTTTACAGCTACCGGTCTCAACTCAAGTCATATGACCATACAGACTAAGAACTTTCAGCAGTTCAcaaggccagggggaggggaaggaagatgCCGTGTAGAAGCAACACAAAGCTGACTGCAGCCACAACTGGAAATTCTTATTGTGAGAAGAGGAACTTGAAGGGCTGTTAGCTGACATATTTCTGTCCCTCGAACACAATTGTTCATGTTTTCTCACATGAAAAATTGGAATCGCGCTATTGGCTGAaatccaccccaccctcctccccattcCCCCGTTTCCCGGGCAACCATGTCAGGGTGGAGGAAAAGAGCAAATCATGTGAGGGcagagcatctctctctctctgtctctctctctcctctgtataAAACAGTCTTTCTCCATGCTGCCACACCAATCAGTTCTCTGTTGCAAAGGGATCTGGAGTATACCACCAACAGAGAAACCAGTGTGACTAAGAAAGATAGAAACGCTCCCTGctaccttctgtctctctcactctttctctctctcactctctttctatttGATTTGTAATCGTGGTTCTTGCTTTTCACTGTTTTCCCACCTGTTTTCTCTGAACGTTTCCTGTGTGCCTGGACAGTGGCTGCATCAATGGGTTGTGGCAATTCCTCTGCCACCAGCACGTCAGGAGGGGGTGAGTGTTCCAGAACATCTGTTGGCTTGACAATGCCTGCCCGTCTGTGGAAGCGTGAACGCGTGTGTGTTTAGATTGAAGGTGTTTCATAGCGAACAACGTTAGTCTAACGTATGCATGCTCTGTGGCGTGTGAGCtgtagggtgagtgtgtgtgtgtgtgtgggctgtggggtgtgtgtgtgtgtttgtgtttaaggTGGTCTAGCATGTAAGATACAGGTGCCGTGGGGTCTCAAGACCCACACTGTAGACTTTGAGCTCTGGTAGCCGGGAGACTGCAGAGTGTCTGGAGGAATTTAATGACTTAATGGTTATTAGGTTTACAAAGAAGAGTCTATataatgtgtgtgaatgtgtgtgtgtgtgttttagtttcAGCTAAGCTTTAGTCTCCGTGGTTGATAGGTGAAAGAAAAGACATCTAGACAGcagctgtctcttcctttttcttcaGGTGATTGATACCGGCAGTCAACGTCTTTGATTCTCATTCTATTGCCTTCTTTCATTCAGTCAGAAGCTGCCTCTTTCTGGACAAACACagcaagctctcacacacatatttaaatgTGTTTCCGGCCGATGCCTCTCAGTCCTATTTCTTCCCCCACCATACTCTACTGGAGCTTACTTCACTAGATCAATGAAATTCTTGATGTGCGTGCCTGGGATGGATTGAATACAAATGTGTATTTTGCTCTGCATATAGAAGGTTAATGAAAAGGAACACCTGCGGAATTATCGCTGTCATACAAGGGTGTGTGTCTTGATGGGGGATCTCGTGTGTGTGATCTTGCGTGTCTGTGCACACATGGTTGTGTGCATCTGCATGTGTCTGTTTTCGCGTGCGTCTAATCAGCTCCCACCAGACAGGCACCCTGTTAAACAGAACGGCAGGCAGCTAATGGGAGTAGCGGATCCATGAGGTCTTCTCTTTGATTTGACTCCAGCTCACAGTCGGGAACAGTCCTTAGTGAGGTCAGTGGTTGTGTGGGTCCAGGAGGAAAGGTGcgagggttagggagagagcTTTCGTTCATTTTGTTTCTGTCTGTTCTAGGTCACCCCCCTGCACAGGGACAAGGACACTGACAAGCCTGTCATTTTGAATAATAAGGGCCGGTGTTAGGAGtcatctgtctctctactcTGTGCACCTAGTGGCAGTGACATCAAGCTGAAGGACATCGCCCTGCTTTAGTCACACAGATTTAGGTCGACCACTTCTGTTTGCATGTGAAAATCTTTTGAGATTTAGCTGACAGTGTTCTGACTATCTGTAGAAAGAAACGTTAGGTGATGTGTTGAATGGTAATGTGGTGGACATGCTAATGAGCATATCCTTTCTACAGTGCTGTTCACAAACAAGAGGACATGCTACTGGAGATTTCTAAGAAAGTCTTCATTTGTTCAGTTTCTAGTTCTCTGTTTGCTTTTCCTTTTTAGTTTTTGGCAGATATATCTCAGTCTGGAGGGCAGTAACCCTCTAAACATACAAAAAGCTttactcatccctccttccctccatccctctctctactgtacCATCTTGTGCAGGCCATCGACACCAGTATTAATATGCTTCTGTAAGGACTGTGAATAGATCACTGTGCATCCCCAAGTacacacatttattttacacccaccacatcctccacaagaataaaaaattataatgaTTATGTTCAATTATTAAGATTATGTTCTTGCAACCTTCGGATAAAACAAAAAGATCAAGGTTTCTTGTCTcttaaaagaaaacaattttCAGTTCCACTCAACCTGTTCCTCCATTACAAAGGCAAGTGAATGGACTGTCTGGTTGGAGGAAGTGGAAGAGGTCAGACTCAAAACCTTTCTTTCTGTATCACAAATCCAGACATTAGGTTGCCTGCGGCGCAAAGGAGACATATGTGCATTCAGACCACTGTTTATTGTTCACTTAACGGCTAATAGTTACAACATTAACCTTTGTAGACACCCAGACCAGTCCATTGTCCAACTTCTATCTCCTTGCTGCCATTAGGGCAGCCCTGGTAGGGTAGTAATCTCCTTGTGTTTTGGACTGCTTGTCCTTGTCCTATATTCCTGTCCCAAAACCCTTCTGTGTGTTGCAGAGAGAGATTAGGACAGGAAGCTGGTTGACTCCTCGCAAGAGCGTTATAGTAACTCTCTGGAGTAACTCTCTGGAGTAACTCTCTGGAGTAACTCTTTGGAGTaactctctgctcctctggcaAATCATTGCCAGCTCagccaagagtgtgtgtgcctgtgagtgtgtgtacgcatcTATGTGcaacacgtgcgtgtgtgtttgtatgtggttgtgtatccgtgtgtgcaTACGTAtgtatatttctgtgtgtgtgtgttttttgagtgtgtgtgtttgtgtgtctgggtgcaCAAACatttgtgaaggtgtgtgtgttagtgtctaTCCAGCATATTATTTTCCTCGTTTTGCCTCTGTATGATTAAAGTAACATTTACTGTGGAGACATGCATGAAAGCAAATTAATAAAGGCTCATTGATTTCTATTACCCgcttgagaagagaggagaagagttaAGAGTGATTTAAATCCTTCAACCTGGACCATTCTGTGTTCGTTTTTTAATCTGAATTTGACCCAAGAAAATATTAAACAATCAAGTTTTTCTGTGTTTTGGGTTTGGTTCCAGACACTTTCATCTAAATTCCTTGGCTTTTATCGGCTGTTGTGTTGCAGATGGTTTGATGTTTTTACCATACATTTGTAACATTCTGTACATTCTGTAAATAATATTTATACCGTCCCCTCTGATTACAAACTCAAGGGAATGGATGAACAATGCTAATGGTGAAGTAACTCAGACAGCAAGGGAACAACAGCCCTTCATTCATGCATTGACTGGTTATTTGCCTTGCTTCCCTGTGCTTACAGGTCCAGCAGACGTCTCCAAAGATGTGTAAGTATCCACATTGTGTTGCTGCTTTTCTAAGTGGGAAGATTTTTCATAAAAAATCCAAAAAGAAAGTATGATTCTTTCTTCAGGCCTTCAAATAATCAATATTGAAACATTTATGTTTTtgtatatttctgtatttttcaaaGGTAAAAGTGGCAACAATTTCTGAAAAAACACAATTACCTGAACTGATCTGTTTTTGTgtacgtgtctctgtgtgtctgactctgTTTGCATGAGCACCATTCAAGCAAGCGTCTGTGAATGTGGCATGTGTCTCTGtatatcaatgtgtgtgtatgagtgtgtgagtgtttaagtcagtaagtgtgcgtgtatgttggAATGAGGTttatgctgtgctgtgctgtctctGATAAACATCTGTGAAGTtcttgcacccacacacacattcacacacacgcacacactcatgcacacacagacacacccataacatcttcccactcacacacagtacacacacacacactcacacagactcactcacacatacagacacacccaggaCATCTTCCCACTCACACAAAGTACACATACTTTCACAGAcaatcactcacacatacagacacacccatGACATCTTCCCACtcacatgcagtacacacacactcattcacatatAGACCTTAAACACTTTCCCACTCACattcagtgtacacacacacacaaatgcacaaaccTCCCCACTCcaacctcacacatacactcacatacatgcaGACGGACTACCTGTCTCATGTAAAGCTTAACTTCATCTGACTGGTTCTGTTGTTGACATTCAGCATTACATCTCTCTCCATGCATCCAGCATGTTTACAGAGAGCAAAAGTAATAGTGACAGTACAGTCGGCCTGATTGCTGGCCAGAGTGTTCTACCTGTGTTTAGAAACCATGGTTCATGGTCGATCAACCTCAACATCCAGACAAAAACCTCTGTTCAGGGTCACTGTTTAGCAGTCGGATCTGTCCCGATTCTAGTTATCATCAAACATGCTTCATCGTCTTGAGTATGCCATGTTTAGCTCCTAATTCGAATTCGAGTCCCTGTCTCAGTATGTCTGAGGTACAGTACCAGATATCACGTATCGTTTTGTCTCTGCGGTTGGATCTAACGAGAGGTTTTTCTCTCCACCAGGACAGAGGAGCCCTCTCCAGATGAGGAGAAAAGAAGGTATTATTCCTCTTTTCTCACCGCTTTAAAAAAAAGCTGAACCGTACAGgcgtttaaa of Osmerus mordax isolate fOsmMor3 chromosome 4, fOsmMor3.pri, whole genome shotgun sequence contains these proteins:
- the LOC136942449 gene encoding overexpressed in colon carcinoma 1 protein; translated protein: MGCGNSSATSTSGGGPADVSKDVTEEPSPDEEKRRNYGGVYVGLPTDMTAVASSQSKSTRKD